In Miscanthus floridulus cultivar M001 chromosome 5, ASM1932011v1, whole genome shotgun sequence, one genomic interval encodes:
- the LOC136454221 gene encoding uncharacterized protein, producing the protein MRADPKEPDTQGEVTEAATKRVGEEAPASLKAEAHESDEAEVPSATEATEGEAEAPRTSKAEATKAGASRTTEAEVAEAGALETTEAKVAEAGVGAAEPAAQEVETEAGQASVPPPVQGLPPSQESAREVEVHSISSDDTSQGKEVADAKAASTTEQPASTSGEGSSALVRLLSVRSVEVEDLRLCCADMKAEAATAQEQAAPLAARIKELEEELTWVADEQDTFRS; encoded by the exons atgagggccgacccgaaggagccggacACCCAAGGAGAGGTTACCGAGGCGGCCACTAAGCGAGTGGGGGAGGAGGCACCTGCGTCCCTCAAGGCCGAGGCCCATGAGTCAGATGAGGCTGAGGTTCCCTCAGccactgaggccaccgagggcgaggccgaggcccctaggacctccaaGGCTGAGGCGACGAAGGCCGGGGcgtctaggaccaccgaggccgaggtggcggaggccggagccctcgagaccaccgaggccaaggtggcggaggccggcgtgggcgcggcggagccagcggcccaggaagtggagacggaggcggggcaagcttcaGTACCGCCCCCGGTCCAAGGTCTGCCGCCATCGCAAGAGAGCGCCcgagaagtggaggtccattcgatctcctccgacgatacttcccaggggaaggaggtggcagatGCCAAGGCAGCCAGCACCACAGAGCAGCCAGCTTCgacctctggcgagggaagctcggccctcgtccgg cttctgtcggtgcggagcgtggaggtggaggacctccgcctttgctgtgctgatatgaaggctgaggcagccacggctcaggagcaggccgcccctttagcagcgcggatcaaggagctcgAGGAGGAGTTGACCTGGGTGGCCGACGAGCAGGACACCTTCAGGTCTTGA